Part of the Cohnella candidum genome, GTATCCGGCGAGTAGCCGCGAATGTCCCGCTGGAATATATACGAGTCGCTGCTTAGTGCGGTGAGCAACATGTCGGCGCGAAAAACGCTATCTGGGGGTGACTGATCCACTCCGCTAGCGGCCATCTCATCATACAGCCCAACAAGCAGCTTGTGCAGTTCATGGTAAATGGGGCCGCGCGCACGGCGGTCCTTCGGCCGGCCGGACGTTACGGATTCCTCGACTCCGGTCAGCAACTGCAATTTCTTCTCTCGAAAAGCCAAGAATAAACGCAGGATGCCTCTCAACCGCAGATACGGAGGTTCCGGCTGATTTTGCTCCAAATATGCTTCCATATCCTCAAACAGAAGATCGACATGATCTTTAA contains:
- a CDS encoding TetR/AcrR family transcriptional regulator → MSKAEIPPSRAERRDAAENRQRILNAAIRLFEQYGVEQVSMNQIAAEAQLGPGTLYRRYRNKSELCQDLIKDHVDLLFEDMEAYLEQNQPEPPYLRLRGILRLFLAFREKKLQLLTGVEESVTSGRPKDRRARGPIYHELHKLLVGLYDEMAASGVDQSPPDSVFRADMLLTALSSDSYIFQRDIRGYSPDTMLEQLYRTFVLSKDE